DNA from Chelonia mydas isolate rCheMyd1 chromosome 3, rCheMyd1.pri.v2, whole genome shotgun sequence:
AGAATGAAAGAGAAACCCCCCAACAGGATGCAAACAAAACCACTAGCTCACTGCTTTCTGTGACTGGCATGGCTGACCCACCCCTCCTGCTGATTGTGAAAGATTTTCTATATGGGAAATTGTACACTAGTCTATTGAGTGCCTGAGCTTAGTATTTTACAAGTGGACAGGGCTAATGAAGCATGAATGCTCCTGCAATAGAAGCAACATTGTTCTAAGCTACAAAATCTTCTACCCATCTTGCAGAGTTGAATTCCAATTATAAGAACCGCAGCACTTGGACATATGAGGCAAGGACCTGTAAAACCAGAATTGGAGCTCTGTTGGTTTTAGTATTTTCTTGTCCGGTGGACATATGCAGTCCCTTAATTTCAGCATGACTCTTCTGTACCAGTGTTCAACTTAGTTTTGGATTGTGGTGATGAGCTTGACATGGAGTTGTAAATCTAACCATGGGTCTCTAGATCCCTGAGCATTTAAACTGATCCCTAGTTGGATCCTGATCCTAGAAGGGGACTGTTCTTTGGAAGGTGGCCCTTAACAGTAGAAAACTCATGGCCCTAAAAATCTTGCAAGTTAGTTCCTTAAATCAGAACCTTGGTCCTAAAGTAAATGAGCATAGATTTGGTACTCGGCTCTGTTTTGAAATGCTCTCGTGATCACTGGAAAACTATAAAAGGCTCTGTGCTAAGAGAATGTAAACATAGAGTTCAGCAGAACTTTGCACGAAAGATTAACCAGTGATTTCTAAACTTTATTGTAAGACTCCTGCCTCGTCCCGCACCAGCTGTTGTGCTCTGTAGACTTAAAACATTGCTCTCTTCCGTACTCCTGGCAATAGAGTATCGCTTCAGTCTAGATATACAACTGAACTAATGTACCTCATGAGTCCAGTGCATGTCAGGAAAACGAACGTATCCTGGTAAGTTTGCTCTTAAATTAGCAATGTGAAGGCCTGACTTCCAGAAGGATGAGGCAAGCATATTCTTTTTGTAGACGTCTATACCTACTTTGCAAGTGCTGTTGTACTCACATTGGCCCAAATGCTCCATTTGTATgcaattatatatacacaaacacatctCAATTGTCAACTTTCTGTTCCTTTGGCTTTAATGATAGCTAGCATGGAACTATACTTAAATGCAGCCAATAGACCATCTTGGAGAGTTTTAAGCTAATGCACTTAAAACTCTTTCCTTGTAGGACAAAGTTTTTATTAATACATTACCTACCCAGGAAGATGGCTCAGCCGCTAGGTTTGAAGAGCCAGAATAGAAGCAGGTGGTGAAAGCAGAGCAGGAGTCTGGCACAATAAAAGCATATCCCTATGGGAAGCCTGGGCAAAATGTATCTGAAAAAATGAAGTCAGACTGGGTCTTGTGACTGCAGTGAAGAGCTATTTTTGGATCTCTAATGGCTGTCCCATAATTCCTGTGGGAATATTAACACAGTAACTCATTCAAATGCAGCTGATGGAGCAAGATGCCCCTCCTACGGAGACAAATGTGCACATGAAGAGTTTCATTCATTTCCAGTCTGGCAGCCTTGTGCGAGTCCTGTCTCTTTACAGCCAGTTGGAGCTAATGTATGGtgaccccttctctctctcccagccctgagaAGGGCTGGTTATCTGAAAAAGCCTAATAGCCACCTCTCTGCTGGCTCGCCGTCTCCTAATGTCATTCCACAGCAGCGCAAATGATGTGGGTGAGAACAAGGCTCTCAAGACtaaattaatcatttttgctgcacTGTTGTCAAAACAGTGCCTTGACCTGAATCGCTCTTAATTTCTTGGAATGGTAGCTGGGGTTGAGCACAGTGAAAACATCTTGATGCCTGAGGCAGCTGTACTGAGCAAGGAGTGTGTGCCAAACTCTGAGCCAAGAGTTCTTTCCTGTGGACTAACTGCCCTGGACAGGTGACTGATTTATGCCTAAATGGGATAGGCATGCAATGACTGAACTGGCTTAGTCACATCAGCCCTGCTCTGGTGGTCCTGGGAAGCTCGAACACCTTCAGTCATGGTATTCTCATGCTGGGATCCTAGCACTGGCTAGGGATCTGATCTGTCTGATATGTGTAACCCTCACGCACATGGCAGAGACTTAGAGGTTTCTTCCCCTCATTGAGACTAGGGCTTCTCACAGCACCGTCTACCCATGGAAGCCAGCTCCTCTTTTGTTCTGCTGGAACAAAGTTGATTTTCAGTAGGAAAAGGCAATATTGGGTGTTGCTAGCTAACTCCATATAGGGAGTCACACTAGTGTTACAGATTggaatgtaaatccagagtaactccactgacttcagtggagttgaacTGATGTTGCTGAAACTAGATGAGTAATGATTCAGATGTGAGGGGTTGTAACCCATGGACAAAGACACATGTATTGCCAACCTGATGGCTAATGGGGAACTTAGTATGCCTTCATATTCATCTCTTGTCTTATAAGACACCTTTATACTAAAGTAAGGAGGGCCATATCTGTGCTGAGGCAATCCTGTGTTGGAACTGATATCCGTGCACTGTGTAAAACTGTCCCCTGAAGGGATTCCACTGTACAAAATGAAAGCCTGGATGAAATAACTTCACCTGTTACTCTAATCCAGCTGTGCATAGTACAGGCAGTGGCTCAGGAAATTGCACTGGCAGATGCTGACATATGTCCACTGCATAGATCAGGCTAAACACGTAGGCCTAGGAGCACAGTAGTGCTTCAAATGTTAACGAATATGATCAGAGCTAAAAAGGATAGAGATGGAATTGTTAGAACTAAAGGTAACTTTCTTGTAAATCAAGGAACAGCATTAAACTGAAACCCAGGATGATAAATGGACCATCTGATCTCAAGACCTCCATGTAGAATTTCTTACCCTCCCCTATGCAGCTTTTGCAAGGGGAGATCTGTTCTCCTGATTGGCAACGTCACCCACAAACACCACTTTCCTTACCACTTTTCATCAGTCTGGACACTTGTCTATGCTATCCTGAGTAGTCATGGCAGTAACAGGTGCCCTAGCGTTTCTTACCACTTACCTCTAAAGAGAAGGATAATCCAATGTGAACTTTCATCCTGTCTCTCAGAAGGGCTATTGTATGTTCTGCTTCTGGGGATGGGAGAGTGGGTTAACTTTTCCCTTGACAGCCGTCCATTCAGGTTTGAAATAAGATGTAGTTGGTCTCAGGCTTCAAGAACATCTAGCTTCTAGTATCATGGCTCTACCTCTAAGGATGGTAGTATCTGTATGCACCCTTGAATTCCCTTAGACTGGGTTCTCTGCTGTGACAGTAGTACAGGATATCCCACTGGATGCAGACTGAAGTGCCAATGTCAGAACATAAGTCTCCTAGAACTGGTGTCCATACCCATATAACATAGGTGGTTAGACACGTATGGCTCTGTCCAAGGCAGCAACTGGCTTCATTTGGGAGTATCTTTTGTGTCTGGAGGGAGCTATATTCTCCCACCAGTGTATTCTTACGAACAACAATTTTCAGGGTGTCTGTGGAAGAAAAGACGCAGCAGCTGGAGTCTgatctctgttacaccagtgtcgATCTGAAGTTAACTCCCTCTAAGTCAATGGatgttgctctggatttacaccagcgtaacttTGACTGGAATATGGGCCTCTGTATCTAATGTTGTGATCCTTCCAagtctcccatccccctcccagaAAGCAGGatgttcatgctgctgctgtctcCTTTTGTACTGACAATAATTAGCCCATCGTGTACAGTTAACGACACTGCATCTTACTGTCCAGTAGTATCTGGTTTCTTTATTAGCATTTCTCAGCTTCTTGCAGTCCTGCATGAAGTTAGCAGCCAAAGGTTAGTTTAATTATGGCAAAGCTCCTCTGCTCTGGGGTGCTGGGAAAGGGCTCTGGCACCATCTGCCTTTCCAGGGgtgttaaatattttccattctcTGTGCCAAGCTCTCAATCTAGAAGTCACTTTTGGGTCACCTGGCATGGAGATCTACATGGATGACCTTAAGTCTGGGGCTTCAATTTCTGGTATTGCCTTTCAGTTCACCTTCTAGGCGAAAGGTGAGAACTCGAGTTGCGTGTACCTGAGCTGGTGCTGAATCTACTGTGGAACAGAATGGGATTGCCAAAAGACCTCTGAACAAAGCCTGGATTTGAGAAGGCAAAGTATGCCGCATGTCATAGTTAAGGCGGCAAACCTATTACTTGCCCTCTGCAGCCTGCAAAGATGTGTCCCAGAGCTCTTTGCATAAAGCTTAGAAGCCAAGGCTTGTGATTCAGTGACCACAGTTGCTGTGATTGCATATTCAAAGTTGTATGCAGTCATGTAGATGGCAGGGGAAAGTTAGCCCATCACAAACGCTCTTCTGTAGCACTTTTGGCTGGTGGAAGGTGCCAAAAGCTCATGTCCCACGCTGATCTTAGCTCTTTAACTCCAGGACTCTCTAGTGAAGCATGTAAGTACAAGCTTTAATATCCACACCGTATGAGCATTCACACTGCATTCCAGAACAGGATTTTGAGTGCCATGAGCTCAACATAAAACCTGCAGTGGGTTATGTGGGTGCAGATTTCCCTTTTTGTTTCCCATTCCTGCTCTGGAGGGGGATGTCCCTCAGGCTATTTCAGCCTATGCTGTATTTCAGATCATACAGAGATCTTGCTGAGGAGGGTGGGGTAAAGAAGTGATTCTTCTCTTCTGTGCAGTGACTAGGAATCTGCCTCTCGTTTTGGAGTGGCTAGGGGTCAGAGTGCATGGGGTAATTTGCCTGATCTGTTCCCTAAATTTAAGTGGCAGTCTTATTATGACAAACCTTTTTCCTTAGTTCCCACAATAAGGGCAACAAGCGAGGCTATCTGTCACGTGCTAGGAAATCTGGCTTCATACGCTTTTTCCATTGACTGTCCACACCCTTGGAAAGGGTAATTGCGACATCTCCTTTTTTGTGCTGCCTCTGATTAAAAAGCATGACTTAGTGGAAAAAAAGCTTGACCTCCTTGAGTTCAGCCTCTCGTGCAGCTGTTCAAGATAAGATTATGCTAGTAAGAAAATAAAGCTGAACACCACATTTGGGGATATTTGTTTGTGAGGAAATGACTCGCTCCTTGGCCTCTGAGAGAACCAATCTGTCAGTCTATTTTCAAAACTACTCCATTTGACCTAATGCAGCTAAAATGATAGCAGCCAAAGGTTAGCAGTATAATAATTAAGCTGTTTTCCTACAGTGTAGGCTATTTTAGTGGCATTATCAGCATATATAACCTACTATAATACACTTTCTTTCCATTGCAGCCCTTTAAACAATACAGTGTCAAGGTTCTCTGTATTCCAAGTCTGGGGAGTTGATACTGAAAGTTCAGTTCTGTCTACAGCTCTTAAGCAATGAATTGGATATCTGGGATTGGCCTGGCTGAAGCCACTAAATTGTATGAGACCCAGTTGCTGTATGGCTTGCTCTGGGAATGAGTAATAGCACGAAGCACAAACTGCAACACACCTGTTAACGTCACAGCATTCATAGGCCTTGTCCATACTATACTCCTCTTAGCTTCCTAGCAGTGCACTGAAGGACCTGGCTAAGGTGCCCTGGAGCAGTGTGGGAGAGCTGGAATTAGACACCCTCCTGCCTACTGCTCGCCTAGGCTGCCTGTCTGAAATGTGGCTTTTTGTTTTGATCCATCCCTGACTGGCAGTCTCTAGTGGCCACACTGAGGCTGTTACTGCAGTATCTTCTCCCAAAGTTagtctttcctttccctcccttctttAGTAGCCATTTAACTGCTACTAAACTGGCAGGAACTCAGGATTAGGTCCCAAAAAGTTTTCCATTATCTAAAGAATAACACAGCTAAATCCTGTGAAACCCTGAGTATTCGAAAGTACATCTGAACTATGCTTCCTTTGGCTCTTGAGTCCTGGCAGTGAATCTCAGAATACTCAATGGAAACTGATCTGCAGAAGGGGTTAATTGACTGCCATGTTACAGGATATCTCTAGTAGCACCGTTGAAGAGGTTAGGCCAAATTTTCCAAGAATGTCTACTGGGTATGGGTGCCCAagataggactggaaggggacTTGTTGGATCACTTTGTCCAGCTCCCTTCCATTGCAGGCAACacttccataaatttatcaagctccatcttaaaattaGGTAGATTGTTTGCTCCTGCTCCAAACTCAGAAGAAACACCTCAGGCTTCTGACTTGAGCATTTGCCACTACCATTGGAACTGCAGATGCTCAGTgttattaaaaaaacacaaacaggcCTTGCCTCTCAAAAAATGAGGCATTCCAAACTAgtgggtgcttctgaaaatgtaggcatTGGTGTCTAAGTGAGGCACTACTCTCATCTCATCTGCAAGCCTCAGGAAAATGGAGTAGCAGTAGTGACTGCTGTATCATATTTTGAAGACCTAGGTTTTATATTTAATGATGCACAGGTAAATGCTTAGTTGTAAACAGGACAGGAATTTTTGATAAATGGCTAATTGTTTGATTATCCACTGGATAATCAGAGTTGGCAGTTGTCCCTCTTTTTCTACTACAAATTCTTGTCTGTGTGAACTGGGGTGTATTAAAGACATCCATTGGTAACCCACAGTTGCACTGTATTGCTCACAAGCAATAGTACTTTCTTGCCTTTTTCCTGCTTTGAAGGTTCAGTAAACTTGCCATTTGGTCTCTAACTTCAAGTACTCCTGCAAGACACTACTACAAAAGCAGGGTGCTTTTCCTAGGTTGAGTTTCTGCCTTGATACCTAGCACTAACAGTATATTCTGCTCTAGAAAACCACCTGGATGCTCTCCCATCTCCAGCATTATCCTACCAAAATGGCACCAGTATTTGGGCTTGCGTGGTCTGCTGGGGTTATCAAAGGGTGGGATCCAAATGGAAGATGGCAGGAGGTCCAAATCTGCTTTCAGACTGGGAAATGCATCTCAGGAACTTTCAGAGCAATAGAAAATACTGGCCTTGTAGGATAATCTGAAACAAACCCTATAAACATTGAGGGATAGTTTATTCTAGcctttaaatttcatcctatgaCTCCTGCATACTGTCCCCTAATCCTGGAAATGTTCTCTACGCAGACTTATCTTTACATTTCAGTAAAAGAGCTTTCTCCATGTTGACTCCGAACAAGCAAACAGTCTTAGATAGCAGGTCCAAACCCTTGAGGCAAAAAGACTAAGAAGCAGAAGAGCTAAAAGAGCAGAGCCTGTTTGCACAATATTTCTGGCCTGACCAAAAGCAGGAAATGCAGACATCAGATTCTCATAGCAAGGTTTTTAGCTCTGGCTGCAAATTCATGAGCATTGGCAGTAAGCAGTGAATCTCTGGGAGGCTTACTCGATATAAGTGTCTGAAAGCATAGAGATGTCCATCTTGAACTTTACTCCAGCAGCCTGTCCATTTTGGAATCCTTCAGACAGCTGCCCTGGccctttttttttgggggggggggggggcagcattcTGGTTCTTCAGGTCCTAGCCTGGCTCATGAGTTTTCCTGAAGCTAACCTGCAAGTTCAGGAGTTTTCAGAACTTCATTTATGGTTGACTCTGTCCCTTGGAACCAGACCTCTTCAGATTTGGCTCTTGATAGTTGTGATGCTCTGTAAGCTGCTAGCCAATATCAAAACACTAAAAGGTACTAATGAGGcattcctttttttgtttcagattttccCTGACCCCTCAGACTTTGACCGTTACTGTAAGCTGAAGGACCGCCTGCCTTCCATTGTGGTGGAGCCAACAGAGGGGGACGTGGAAAGCGGTGAGCTGAGGTGGCCACCTGAGGAATTCCTtgtccaggaggaggaggaagaaaactgTGAAGAGGCAAAGAAAGAGAACAAAGAGCAATAAATGGCAGCTGAAGAAAATACAAGGGATTGTATTGTCTTGAGGGAAGCACCACACCTGTTCTGAAGGtctttttttcttaagaaaagaCAAAGTTCAATTTTGCACCTGCAAGATCTTAggttttttcatattctctgtgtcgAGAACTGAAGCCCTCGATGTGACAGACTCTCCAGACCTTCTGAGGAAGGAAGTCATGCAGAGAAAAATGTTTGCTGTTCTCAAGATCACtctctgattattattttttttttttttaattttttgttaagACTGAGAGGCGGCAGTGAAATTCCAAGGCCCTTGGTGGCTGGTGAACAAGCAGGGTTGTTTAATGAGttgtggggagggtgggaataAAGCGAAATGTAAACTGCAGCAGTGTTGAGCAAGGAACTGCCTCTGGCTACAAAAGCATGAGACTAAAGTCTTCATCTCTTAAATTTTCCTTTCTTATAAGCTTCTGTTTGTGTATCTGGAGTGGAGGGGAAATGTCCCAAATGGATGCTCTGCTGACAATTGCTGGGTGGCATAGAGAGGCAGAGGGGCTTGTAGTCTTTTCCCGGTTGCACATCTCCTGAAGTTACACAAGCATGTGTAAGAGTAATGGATTTCTTGTGTTAACTATCAAACCTGATCCCAGTCTTTGCCCAGAAGatattttctctccttctcttctctgtCTGCATTTAATCCTTGTAATGCTGAACAGCTCAGCTGGCAGGGTCGGTGTGTTCTGCTGCTACTCTCCATCTGTTCTGCAAGGTCCTCATTTATCTTGCAGATTAGCATGAGGTAACAAAGAAATTTCGCAACATCTAAATCTACCCGAGATCTTGTTCTAGATGTAGTTAGGATGTTTCTCTCCTGCTAGCTGAGACTGCTGTAGGAAGAGACAACTCATGGTGCATAAAGCTTGCAAGGTGAAGGGGCCACCTGCCTTCTAGATGATTCTGGGGCTGCATGGTTTCCATCTCAAACATGCTGGGTCAACAGTCTCATCAAAACTGGCTGAGTAGAGGGACATGAGGAGAATCTGCAGGGAATTGGTAGGTTTGGGTTTTCTTTATTAGCAGTGCTCTACCAGAGTTCCAAGACCCGGCAATGCTGGCCGACCAAGATGCTTGCAAAAATCATCCGCATAAGAATGGATGAAATTGAAAATTCGCACAAAGTCAGAGAAGAATGTTGCCAAAAGTGAAATGAAAGAGGCAGTCCTAAATCAAATGGCTGACTTGAAAGGataagatgggggtggggaaatgattCCTCTCTTCACAGTATTTCATGGCTTTTGAGTGTTCTGGACAAAAGGATGTGCTTCTGATTGTAACAAAGTATTAGTAGGGTTTAATAAAGGGCAAGCTGGTTTGTAAGGTCTAAGGTATCCCATGCAACTTGTTCAGTGCTGAGTTCTGTCTCTGTCCTACCTGACCTTTGTCTACTAGGGGAACTGGTTGAAAGGCAGGCTGACTTGCCACTTTCCACAAAAGTGGCAATCCAGCAACTTTATGGAAAAGCTCCAGGGGGCTCCAAGGCATCTGTTGGGGAGCTGACAAGTCTAAGAATAAAGTGCTGGTAGTTTCCACCTTAAAACAAGTCTGGAGACACTA
Protein-coding regions in this window:
- the LBH gene encoding protein LBH; this encodes MSVFFPIHCPDYLRSAEMTEVMMNTTSMDEIGLSPRKDGLSYQIFPDPSDFDRYCKLKDRLPSIVVEPTEGDVESGELRWPPEEFLVQEEEEENCEEAKKENKEQ